One Acidobacteriota bacterium genomic window, TGATGGTACCGGGCGGATGCGGAGAGGCCGCGGACGTCCTGGAGGTACCCCTCGTAGCGCTCCCAGAGGACCACGTGCGGGGGCGGCGGCGGCGCGGGTCGAGGCGCTTGCGGCGGCTGAGGCGCGGGCGGCGGTGCGCCCTGAACCTGGGTCTCGTAAGGGTCTTGCGGATGGTTGGCCAAGCGGTCTCCCTGGCGGCTGAACAGCCGGTCGCATCGCCGCGGGGCCCGGGGTGTTCGATCACGGTTCCCTCACCGGGCCTCGGCGTCAAGGTCACACTATAACAGCATCCGGGGCGGCAATCAAGCCTGCCCGAAGTCCTCAGGGCCTGCCGGCGGGGGCGGGGGAGGCGGGCCGGGGCCTGGGCGACCGCGACGGAGACTTCGACGCCCGCTTGGCCGGCGCCGTTGAAGCGGATGCCGGCTTCGGTTTCTTTCCCGGCGACTTTGACAGGGCGGGGTTGGTGGGCGATTTTTTCTGATCAGGCCGAGGTTTCAACGTGGTTGGCTGAGAATCCGCCTGATGGGGCGCCGGTTCGGCGCTCGTCCCGGCTTCGGCGCTCTTCCCGGGAGCGGCCGGGATGGGGGAGGGGGGTGCCGCTAGGCGCCCGGCGGGCGGGGGGGCGGGGTCGCTGCCGGCCCCTGTCCGGGGTCCCGGGGCGGGCGTCCGGTCCACCCAGAGGCGGTAGAGTTCCCGGTAACGCTGGTCGTAACCGTCCCGGAGGTCCCGGGGGAGGGCCCAGACCACGCCCTGACCCGCCATCATCAGGTAGGGGGCGAGGGCGGAGTTCTCGACCGCCGTGGACTTCCAGGGGAAGGCGGTGAGGGCCAGGATGATGACGGCGCAGACCAGCCACCCGCGGACCAGTCCGAAGAGCGCGCCCAGGACCCGGTCGACGGGGTGGAGTTCCGCCTCGCTGAGCAGGCGATGGATGAGGAAGATCAGGAGGGCGCCCAGCCCGAGGACCCCGAAGAACACCAGCAGGAACCCCAGGACCGAGTCCAGCGGATGAGAGGCCACCCGCGACGTCAGGGGGTGCAGGGCCGGGTAGAGTCTCCCGGCGAGGATCACGGCGAGGCAGAGGCTGACCAGGGTGACCAGTTCCTTGACGAAGCCTTTCAGGGCGGCCAGGAGAAACGACAGTCCCAGGATGACGAGGAAGACGATGTCCAGCCAGTTCATGCGACGCTCAACGACCTCTTTCCCCGCGCACCGACGGGATCTGCGGGCTGCGGCCCGGCAGGAGGGGGCCCCGCCGTCAGCGGGACCGGACGAGCCGGTAGACCAGGAGCAGGATCAGGGCGCCGCCCACCGCCAGCCCGAAGCTCTTCAGGTTGAACCCGGTGAAATCACCCCACCCGAGCCTGGAGGCGATGTAGCCGCCGAGGACCGCTCCCCCGATGCCGAGGACGATGGTGAGAACGATCCCGCCCCGGTCCCGGCCGGGCATCAGGATCCGGGCGACGATTCCGACCAGCAGGCCCATGACGACCCATGACAAGATACCCATTCTTCCTCCTGTGACGCGCGGTTGCCCGATCGCGGCCGGGCGTTTTTCCCGAAAAGGGCCTTGCTCCCGGCCCTACTCCACCACGCCGAGGACGTTTCGGCGCTGCTTGGCCAGCATGAAGGCCTTCTTCAGATCGTCGAAGATCCGGCGACCCGGGGGCAAGCCCTCGAGGACCACGACCGGCGTCGTGGCGTCGGTGGTGACCAGTTCGATCTGGCAGATGCCCAGAAGGCGTTCCCGGAGGCTCTGCTTGAAGACGATGTCCTTGATCCGCCAGAGCTCGATGTTCTGGATGGTCTTGGCCAGGATCCCGTACTCGTACTCGAGGCAGAGCGTGGTGATCTTGTAGCGCATGGTGACCCGCTTCAGGTACTTGTACAGGAACATGATGAAGCCCACCAGCGAGACGGCCAGGGGGAAGTACCAGACGGCCCACCCGTTGGCCAGCCAGATGCCGAAACCGACGAAGCCCGCCACGATGACGAGAATGGACAGGAAAATGAA contains:
- a CDS encoding CvpA family protein, producing the protein MNWLDIVFLVILGLSFLLAALKGFVKELVTLVSLCLAVILAGRLYPALHPLTSRVASHPLDSVLGFLLVFFGVLGLGALLIFLIHRLLSEAELHPVDRVLGALFGLVRGWLVCAVIILALTAFPWKSTAVENSALAPYLMMAGQGVVWALPRDLRDGYDQRYRELYRLWVDRTPAPGPRTGAGSDPAPPPAGRLAAPPSPIPAAPGKSAEAGTSAEPAPHQADSQPTTLKPRPDQKKSPTNPALSKSPGKKPKPASASTAPAKRASKSPSRSPRPRPASPAPAGRP
- a CDS encoding GlsB/YeaQ/YmgE family stress response membrane protein; translation: MGILSWVVMGLLVGIVARILMPGRDRGGIVLTIVLGIGGAVLGGYIASRLGWGDFTGFNLKSFGLAVGGALILLLVYRLVRSR
- a CDS encoding PH domain-containing protein; translation: MNDQANPLTAQAQDRAQADEQLIWEGVPSWKADCFFIFLSILVIVAGFVGFGIWLANGWAVWYFPLAVSLVGFIMFLYKYLKRVTMRYKITTLCLEYEYGILAKTIQNIELWRIKDIVFKQSLRERLLGICQIELVTTDATTPVVVLEGLPPGRRIFDDLKKAFMLAKQRRNVLGVVE